A genomic segment from Mycobacteriales bacterium encodes:
- the selD gene encoding selenide, water dikinase SelD has translation MTTTELQRLTSYAHGGGCACKIPPGELEDAVAALTGRGPADPAAELIVGLDSGDDAAVVRIANGTTLIATTDFFTPVVDDAYDWGRIAATNALSDVYAMGGTPLVALNLLCWPRDVLPFDLAAEVLRGGLDVASAAGCHVAGGHSVDDPEPKYGMAVTGLVDPLSLLRNDAARAGEPLTLTKPLGIGVLNARHKQTGEVFAQAIDAMTTLNRDAAEAAVGAGIRAGTDVTGFGLLGHLLKLVRASGVTAVVDAAAVPYLAGAREALRDGYVSGGSRRNLDWVRPHTDLAAVSEDEALLLADAQTSGGLLLAGELPDQPVIGELVPREDVLIRVR, from the coding sequence GTGACGACGACGGAGCTGCAGCGACTGACCTCGTACGCGCACGGCGGTGGCTGTGCCTGCAAGATCCCGCCCGGCGAGCTGGAGGACGCGGTCGCCGCGCTCACCGGCCGCGGACCCGCCGACCCGGCCGCGGAGCTGATCGTCGGGCTCGACAGCGGCGACGACGCCGCGGTCGTGCGGATCGCGAACGGCACCACCCTCATCGCCACCACCGACTTCTTCACCCCGGTCGTCGACGACGCGTACGACTGGGGTCGCATCGCCGCCACCAACGCCCTCTCGGACGTGTACGCGATGGGTGGCACCCCGCTGGTCGCGCTGAACCTGCTGTGCTGGCCGCGCGACGTGCTCCCGTTCGACCTCGCCGCCGAGGTGCTGCGCGGCGGCCTGGACGTGGCGTCCGCGGCCGGCTGCCACGTCGCCGGCGGGCACAGCGTCGACGACCCGGAACCCAAGTACGGCATGGCGGTCACCGGGCTGGTCGACCCGCTCTCCCTGCTGCGCAACGACGCCGCCCGCGCGGGCGAGCCGCTGACGCTGACCAAGCCGCTCGGGATCGGCGTGCTCAACGCCCGGCACAAGCAGACCGGGGAGGTGTTCGCGCAGGCGATCGACGCCATGACCACGCTGAACCGGGATGCGGCCGAGGCCGCGGTCGGGGCCGGGATCCGCGCCGGCACCGACGTGACCGGCTTCGGGCTGCTCGGTCACCTGCTCAAGCTGGTCCGGGCGAGCGGGGTGACCGCGGTCGTCGACGCGGCTGCGGTGCCCTACCTGGCCGGTGCGCGGGAGGCGCTGCGCGACGGCTACGTGTCCGGCGGCTCCCGCCGCAACCTCGACTGGGTCCGGCCGCACACCGACCTGGCCGCGGTGTCCGAGGACGAGGCGCTGCTGCTCGCCGACGCGCAGACCTCCGGCGGCCTGCTGCTGGCCGGCGAACTGCCGGACCAGCCGGTGATCGGCGAGCTGGTGCCGCGCGAGGACGTACTCATCCGGGTGCGCTGA